The Variovorax sp. S12S4 genome includes the window CTCGTTGATGATGAACCTCATCGACGTTAGCGCCCGCTTCCGCCACAGTGGCCGTGATCTGGGCCAATGAGCCCGGCACATCGCGGGCGCTCACCCGCACGCGCGCCAACCGCCCGGCCCGCACCATGCCGCGTTCGATGATGGCTGCAAGCAGCAGCGGATCGATGTTTCCGCCCGAAAGCACCAGCCCCACGCGCTTGCCCCTGAAGCGCTCCGGATGCCGGATCAGCGCCGCAAGGCCCGCCGCGCCGGCCCCTTCGACCAGCGTTTTCTCGATTTCGAGCAGCATCAGCACGCCTTGCTCGATGTCGCCTTCGTCGACCAGCAGCAGGTCGTCCACATGCTTGGCGATGACTTCGCGCGTGAGCACGCCGGGCGTGCCGACCGCAATGCCTTCGGCGATGGTGCTCTTGCCCTGCAGGTGCTGCGTGCCCTTCACGGCATTCACCATGCCCGGAAAGCGCGTGGTCTGCACGCCGACGATCTCGATGCCGGGCCGACGGTCGCGCGCTGCAACGGCCATGCCGGCAATCAGCCCGCCGCCGCCGACCGACACCACGAGCGCGTCGAGATCGGGCACCACGTCGAGCATTTCGAGCGCCACGGTGCCCTGTCCCGCGATGATGGCTTCGTCGTCATACGGATGTACGAAGGTCAGCCCTTCGCGCTCGGCCAGTTCGAGTGCATGCGCGCGCGCCGCGTCCAGCGTGTCGCCGTGCAGCACCACTTCGGCGCCAAAGCCGCGCGTGCGCTCTATCTTGACGCCGGGCGTGAAGCGCGGCATCACGATGAGCGCGCGCAGGCCGAGCCGCTGCGCGTGATAGGCCACACCCTGGGCATGGTTGCCGGCCGACATGGCGATCACGCCGCGCGCGGTTTCCTTGCCGTCGCCCGCGGGCCCGTTCTCTGAAAGATCGACCAGCTTGTTGCACGCCCCGCGTTCCTTGAACGAGGATGTGAACTGCAGGTTCTCGAACTTCAGGAAGACCTGCGCGCCCACGATCTCCGAGAGCGTGCGCGACTCGACGCAGGGCGTATTGAGCACCTGACCCTGCAGACGCGCCGCGGCGCGCCGGATTTCTTCGATTCCGACCATGGCGGGCATTGTGGCTGGAATCGCACCATCAGGGTTTTTACCGTTCCGGCGTCTTCCCCAAGCTAAAAGTCTGCGTTATGGTCGCTCCAAGAAGTTCCTCGTCTGGAGGTTGTCCGATGGTCAAGCGTGCGGGTGTCGATGTCGTGGCTGCTGCGGTACGCGGGCAGGCATTGCCGTCGCCCGGGCTCAAGGGCGCGCCGGTGCTCGAGCTCATGTGCTCGCACTTCGTGCTCACGCTCGCCGCCAAGCAGGGGCCGCGCTTCAACGTGCGCCGCGACATCAACGGCCTGCTGTCGCTCACCGGCCGCCACCTGGTGTGGCCCG containing:
- a CDS encoding threonine ammonia-lyase, which encodes MVGIEEIRRAAARLQGQVLNTPCVESRTLSEIVGAQVFLKFENLQFTSSFKERGACNKLVDLSENGPAGDGKETARGVIAMSAGNHAQGVAYHAQRLGLRALIVMPRFTPGVKIERTRGFGAEVVLHGDTLDAARAHALELAEREGLTFVHPYDDEAIIAGQGTVALEMLDVVPDLDALVVSVGGGGLIAGMAVAARDRRPGIEIVGVQTTRFPGMVNAVKGTQHLQGKSTIAEGIAVGTPGVLTREVIAKHVDDLLLVDEGDIEQGVLMLLEIEKTLVEGAGAAGLAALIRHPERFRGKRVGLVLSGGNIDPLLLAAIIERGMVRAGRLARVRVSARDVPGSLAQITATVAEAGANVDEVHHQRAFTMLAAQNVDIELVLQTRGRAHLASVLGALHDAGFEAEEQH